Proteins from one Cicer arietinum cultivar CDC Frontier isolate Library 1 chromosome 3, Cicar.CDCFrontier_v2.0, whole genome shotgun sequence genomic window:
- the LOC101515166 gene encoding galactolipase DONGLE, chloroplastic: MASITQLPNKTSMNHITFSQTFNSKTHPFGQVSLPMKNDFFSSSSSSSSCCKSSIVASNSALLGITLPNNNNTYTSTISTSTFSKHIHKTTTTKTLSNFWREVQGCNNWENLLDPLHPLLRQEIIRYGEFVKASYKAFDLDQNSKRYLNCKYGKKNMFKEVGMENCGYEVTKYIYATPPNITNIIENNNINNNSGRWIGYVAVSTDESFKKLGRRDIIVTFRGTVTHQEWISNLMSSLTPANLDPHNPLPQVKVESGFLSLYTSDESSSKFGLRSCREQLLNEVSRLMKKYKGENISISLAGHSMGSALALLLAYDITELGLNKKNKQDFASVSVFSFGGPRVGNLEFKKRCEELGVKVLRITNVNDPITKLPGVLFNENFRVLLGGRYEFPWSCSCYAHVGVELVLDFFNVQNPSCVHDLDTYIGLLRCPKNIDLVISQSDDGVNYLFEKAKEFLLSSSLQVFGGVNNHNHFLSEVSTDLLCSWSDELLFGLVLLLL, encoded by the coding sequence ATGGCTTCAATAACACAATTACCAAACAAAACTAGCATGAATCACATTACATTCTCACAAACCTTTAACTCAAAAACTCACCCCTTTGGTCAAGTTTCACTACCAATGAAAAatgactttttttcttcttcttcttcttcttcttcttgttgtAAGTCATCAATTGTAGCATCAAATTCAGCTTTACTAGGAATCACCCTTCCAAACAACAATAATACCTACACTAGTACTATTAGCACCTCCACTTTTTCTAAACACATACACAAAACCACTACTAcaaaaactttatcaaatttttgGAGAGAAGTTCAAGGGTGCAATAATTGGGAAAACCTTTTAGACCCTTTACACCCTTTACTTAGACAAGAGATAATTCGATATGGAGAGTTTGTTAAAGCTTCTTACAAAGCCTTTGATCTTGATCAAAACTCAAAAAGATACTTGAATTGTAAGtatggtaaaaaaaatatgttcaaaGAAGTTGGAATGGAAAATTGTGGCTATGAAGTCACAAAGTATATCTATGCAACTCCACCTAACATAACAAACATCATAGaaaacaacaacatcaacaacaacTCTGGCCGGTGGATCGGTTATGTAGCGGTTTCGACCGATGAATCATTCAAAAAACTCGGTCGGAGAGATATCATCGTAACTTTCAGAGGCACGGTTACACATCAAGAATGGATTTCCAATCTAATGAGCTCACTAACACCGGCGAATCTCGATCCACATAATCCATTACCACAAGTGAAAGTTGAATCCGGTTTTCTTTCTTTGTATACCTCGGACGAAAGTTCTTCGAAATTCGGGCTTCGAAGTTGTAGAGAACAACTTCTTAATGAAGTTTCAAGgttgatgaagaaatataaaGGTGAGAATATTAGTATATCTTTGGCTGGTCATAGCATGGGAAGTGCTTTAGCTCTTTTACTTGCTTATGATATAACGGAGCTaggtttaaataaaaaaaataaacaagatTTTGCTAGTGTTagtgttttttcttttggaGGACCAAGAGTTGGTAACCTAGAGTTTAAAAAAAGATGTGAAGAATTAGGTGTGAAAGTTTTGAGAATAACTAATGTTAATGATCCTATAACAAAACTACCGGGTGTTTtgttcaatgaaaattttaggGTTTTGTTGGGTGGTAGGTATGAGTTTCCTTGGAGTTGTTCTTGTTATGCTCATGTTGGTGTTGAACttgttcttgattttttcaATGTTCAAAACCCTTCTTGTGTTCATGATTTGGATACTTATATTGGTCTACTTAGATGTCCTAAAAATATTGATCTAGTCATTAGTCAAAGTGATGATGGAGTGAACTATTTGTTTGAGAAGGCAAAGGAATTTCTTTTGAGTTCTTCATTACAAGTGTTTGGTGGAGTCAATAACCATAATCATTTTCTTAGTGAAGTTTCAACGGATTTATTGTGTTCTTGGAGTGATGAACTACTTTTTGGCCTTGTTCTATTGCTGTTGTAA